In a single window of the Rhizoctonia solani chromosome 16, complete sequence genome:
- a CDS encoding Zinc finger, C3HC4 type (RING finger) protein, with protein MDSSTHSLSFSITTPVDSRHTDMGAALSAVRNGRKRRADAHHDDVGSPNNRHSKRMREEPLSPGRMSEAPESADTTLVDDTDDHHHHHHQDLKGKARDTFSSSAVSTILPPHDVPTPHDDRGARLVDEIESELRCGCCTELAYNVIIYHLLKFPPTNLFLACLFESMPPLFLWVMYDSPFVTLPQRSELHPGHLSSMPHLSTGIAPSRVVQSLVAALLRVYPERARTERERAQADEIYIAGREIPIPPPRPQNPDALLPQQQNSANDHLARPCPHCAPNNTFDWTCPRPIPNPDTDHANAWNLENGPPPGHNYCGAWVHLNLTRRIDGPDFATVAGLIESDRIYDIFNNNSIEVDILFDYLREAEITPNMIYLDIIDHILATPEGFEPMIARDAFRGSHPVDMHVPDAQYTAARPREQLPSVLFSEFTDEEDSDDEREDERRRTGVSASGANGNSGRSANENSGEPVNEGSVDLANGEISPTTVLPRLADLMRTMRDTETPPSLTLPAVSRREQNSSMSPVLVPSFVAPISVPPLTSTSSINPPPPPSPPRRRRICRECATEVFLSGLKDWWSREMRTSIGKERLPVWVVSRRVCENGETCSEQINNDHAKACCHITGPVAGAGS; from the exons ATGGACTCTTCTACGCACTCGCTTTCTTTTTCTATTACCACTCCAGTCGACTCACGACATACGGATATGGGCGCTGCCCTCTCTGCTGTCCGCAACGGCCGCAAACGGAGAGCCGATGCCCACCATGACGATGTCGGATCGCCCAATAACAGGCATTCTAAGCGCATGCGCGAGGAGCCGTTATCCCCAGGACGCATGTCTGAAGCCCCTGAGAGCGCTGATACTACCCTTGTCGACGATACCGACGATCAtcatcaccaccaccaccaagaTCTCAAGGGAAAGGCCCGCGATACT TTTTCATCATCCGCTGTTTCGACGATACTTCCTCCACATGACGTTCCAACCCCCCACGACGACCGAGGGGCTCGTCTTGTCGACGAAATCGAGTCCGAGCTTCG TTGTGGATGTTGCACCGAACTGGCTTATAATGTGATTATCTACCATCTCCTCAAATTTCCTCCAACTAACCTATTTCTAGCCTGTCTCTTTGAGTCCATGCCACCACTTTTTCTGTGGGTCATGTATGACTCTCCATTTGTCACACTCCCGCAACGCTCCGAATTACACCCGGGCCACCTGTCCAGCATGCCGCACCTCTCCACAGGTATCGCTCCCAGCAG GGTGGTCCAATCACTCGTTGCTGCGCTACTTCGCGTGTACCCCGAACGTGCTCGCACGGAACGAGAGAGAGCACAAGCAGACGAAATATACATCGCCGGCCGCGAAATACCG ATTCCTCCTCCACGACCACAAAACCCCGATGCCCTTCTCCCCCAACAACAAAACTCCGCCAACGACCACCTCGCACGACCTTGCCCTCACTG TGCCCCGAATAACACCTTCGATTGGACATGTCCTCGACCGATTCCCAATCCTGATACCGACCACGCCAACGCCTGGAACCTCGAAAATGGTCCCCCACCGGGCCACAACTACTGCGGCGCCTG GGTACACTTGAATCTCACTCGCAGAATTGATGGCCCTGACTTTGCGACTGTGGCAGGATTAATCGAGAGCGACCGGATATacgacattttcaataaCAATTCAATCGAAGTCGATATCCTCTTTGACTATCTTCGAGAAGCAGAGATCACACCTAACATGATCTACCTAGAC ATAATCGACCATATTTTGGCGACACCTGAAGGGTTTGAGCCAATGATCGCCCGGGACGCATTTAGAGGATCTCACCCTGTGGATATGCATGTGCCAGATGCGCAGTATACTGCGGCGCGGCCAAGGGAACAACTTCCGAGCGTCTTGTTTTCCGAATTTACAGACGAAGAGGATAGCGATGATGAGCGAGAAGATGAAAGGAGACGGACTGGTGTTTCGGCGAGTGGAGCCAATGGAAACTCGGGAAGGTCAGCAAACGAGAACTCTGGTGAACCAGTGAACGAAGGTTCCGTGGACTTGGCCAACGGGGAAATATCACCAACCACTGTCTTGCCCCGCCTGGCCGATCTAATGCGTACGATGCGGGATACCGAGACGCCTCCCTCGTTGACTTTACCAGCCGTGTCTCGTAGAGAGCAAAACAGTTCTATGTCCCCTGTTCTTGTGCCATCATTCGTAGCTCCCATCTCTGTCCCGCCGCTCACCTCGACGTCTTCCATCAACCCACCACCGCCACCATCACCACCCCGTCGACGCCGAATCTGCCGAGAATGCGCTACCGAGGTGTTTTTATCTGGTCTCAAGGACTGGTGGTCGCGTGAAATGCGCACGTCAATTGGGAAGGAACGGTTACCTGTTTGGGTAGTGTCCAGGCGGGTGTGTGAAAATGGGGAAACGTGTAGCGAGCAGATCAATAATG ACCATGCAAAGGCTT GTTGTCATATCACTGGTCCAGTAGCAGGCGCGGGTTCATAG